In Ananas comosus cultivar F153 linkage group 10, ASM154086v1, whole genome shotgun sequence, the sequence GGGTGGAAAGCTTATGATGAAGACCCCTATGATCCTGTTAATAACCCCTCAGGGGTCATCCAAATGGGCCTAGCAGAAAACCAAGTAAGCTCTACTTTACACTTACCCTTTATTCCCAGTTCTCAAATCTCAACAGGAAGAGATCATGACCAAGTAATTAGTTTCTCATGCTGCAGCAAATGATAACAACTTTGAATCTTAAAACTTTAAAGCTAGCTCCTGCTGCAGTACAAGAAAGCACTTTGTCTCTTTCCCCCCATATATAATTAACCCCCACACAAGGAGTTTACATAAATGACCATTTGCCCTtgtttggtatatatatatatatgagcaggtTTCATTTGACCTCCTTGAGGATTATTTGGAGCAGCACCCAGAGGCTTCCAACTGGGGAAATGGAATCTCCAGCTTCAGGGAAAATGCCTTGTTCCAGGACTACCATGGGCTAAAAACTTTTAGAAAGgtatatattaactaaatccaaattaattaagcatcctttgttatgcatatatatatatatatatatatatatactacacgGTCCATGCATTATTGAATCTAATGATGATGATAAAAAGTTAGGAATTAAGTACACAGGTTTTGTACCATCACTTTCAAGTTagttagttatatatatatatatgtactctTTCATAATTAAGCACTTAATATGTTTAgagattatttattttaattcttcaGGCAATGGCAAGTTTTATGGAGCAAATAAGAGGAGGAAAGGCTAAATTCGACCCGGACCGGATTGTTCTCACGGCAGGCGCAACCGCCGCGAATGAGCTATTGACTTTCATATTAGCAGATCCTGGAGATGCTTTACTGATTCCGACTCCGTATTATCCAGGGTATGTAACAGCTAGCTAAACCCCAGCTAGCTagctaactaactaactaatatcaatatcattcattcatttattattgttattatttgttTAAGCAGATTCGATAGAGATTTGAGATGGAGAACCGGCGTGAACATCGTTCCAATCCGATGCGACAGTTCAAACGGATTCCAAGTCACTCTCAAAGCCTTAGAAGCCGCTTACGCCAAGGCAGAAGCGGCGGAGATGAAAGTCAGAGGGGTTCTCCTGACGAACCCGTCGAACCCGCTGGGCACCGCGGTCGCCAGGGCGGTCCTGGAAGACATACTAGACTTCGCCGCCCGGAAGGACATCCACTTGATATCCGACGAGATCTACTCGGGCTCGGTCTTCGCCTCTCCGGAGTTCGTCAGCGTGGCGGAGATCGTCGAGGCGCGGGGCTACCGCAACTGCGAGAGGGTTCACATTGTCTACAGCCTCTCCAAGGACTTAGGCCTCCCCGGTTTTAGGGTTGGGACGATCTATTCATACAACAATAGGGTGGTGACCACGGCGAGGAGGATGTCGAGCTTCACACTCGTGTCGTCGCAGACTCAGAAGACGCTGGCGTCGATGCTGTCGGACGAGGAGTTCACAAAGTACTACATAAGGACCAACAGGGAGAGGCTGAAGAGGAGGTACGAGTACATAATCCAAGGGCTGGAGAGAGCAGGGATTGAGTGCTTGCAAGGGAATGCCGGGCTGTTCTGCTGGATGAATCTGGGGCCACTGCTGGAGGAGCAGACGAGAGAAGGGGAGCTCAGGCTGTGGAAACTGATATTGCATGAGGTGAGGCTCAACATATCACCAGGATCTTCATGCCACTGCTCTGAGCCTGGGTGGTTTAGGGTTTGCTTTGCCAACATGAGCCTCCACACACTGGAAGTTGCACTTACAAGGATATATGATTTCACGCAGAAGAGCAAGACAATAaagtcattaattaattaattaattaattaggctaGTAATTTAGATATGCTCTTATTAATTTGTATCTCTTTATTGTTGatcactcttctttttttttcttttttttttcctcttttttgaTGGCAACATCATTTGTTTCAGCTTGCTTCTCCCCTCAGAAGAATCAGAATCCatgtattttttctttctttctttctttcttttttttgatttttttggggAAGGTTATGTTTTGAAGGGGGTGGTTAAGAAGATCCCTCTCCTTCCTTTTTCCTTCTCCATATTTGAAAGGTTTAATCCTTTTGCATCTTTGTAATGTTATTGAGAACAATTAACAAGCCAATTAGCTGTAGAATATTCTTGTAGCTTCAATTTTGTCTGACACAAGTTATATATCTTTGAATATATACAAAATGTCACTGTAGAGATTTTTCCTTGAATTACTGTTGAAAAAGGAATTTCACCTCTCTTTCCTTGTCTTAATTAGTCAATTGACTCATGAATAAGTGAATAATCGCTGGTCTACTGAGACCAGCTTTCATTTTCTGAAATGATGGGAGCCTCTCCTCAGCAGTGGGatagtatacatatatttacTTCTTTGAATTACTTGTTTGATTGTTCAAAAGCAAAATAGCTTTTGGGATTCTTTTAATAGGGCAAAGTGTGTGCAGTAGTCCTTTTAACATTCCCAATATtaatctttctcaaaaaaaaaaaaaaaaaaaaacattcccAATATTAATTGCAACTTGGTATGGTGCATAcacttttcactttaatattttgcAGCTAATTTCTGAACCTTAAGATATATATGTACGCCACTTCAGTCACAAGACCATCAAAATAAATCTCATTTCACCAAATTACTCATTAATTTTAGCTTTGTTTCAaacacaatttaaaaaattagctgataagacaaattattattttttttttaaaaaaaaaatcagaatctGAAGTGCACTTTCCGGAGAAGTGAGTTGTACAATAACCAAGTGGTAAATGGTAATATGAGGATAATACACTTGCTATCCataacattttatatatttatcagCCCAATCTCTCTGCTCCTAAATGTCAAAATGAGGTATATATTTATGTACATTGTGTAATGCAGCTGTTTAATGCctttaataaaatgaataaactATTTCGACCACATACGTGTGTTACTATTTTTTAAGCAATGTTTTTTATATACCTCATTTTGACATTTAGGAGCAGAGAGATTGGGctgataaatatataaaatgaataAACTATTTCGACCACATACGTGTGTTACTATTTTTTAAGCAATGTTTTTTATATACCTAAAATTcaggtataaattttacacgtTATTCATCTAATGACCAATATTTTTACACTAATTTAtcaatcttcttttttctttcagtATCCaaaggtttttaaaaaatttctaaattcttgtatatataaaatttatatcttacTTTTGTGCGTACAAATAGCCAGTAACTCCTTTGGAGCAACACGGAGCAATTAATGATGGTTGACATGGTGCTATTTActttgagataaaaataatataataatatgatgaCTTTTTTGCCATATTTATTACAAAGTAAGAAAAACAGGGGATTACTACTTGGTATCAAGATTAGTTGCGATTAAACAGTGTCCTCAGTAACTAGGATAAGACCAAGCACATccatatttatttgtttgacccAAACAACACATACCGGGTTCTGAGCCAGATTGATTTTACTTCTCCTTTGTTTTCAGTTATAATTatctataataaaatatttaacaattaagcccgtttcaattttttttttttttgtttttttgtacCAAAAATGTGATTCCGAGGCCGAAAAGTAGAAATAGCACTAAAGAACTTCTGATTATGTCTAGAAAAGCTATTGAGGAGGATGcaatataatgtatatatatatatatatacacctcaTTAAAACATACTATTCTCTGTAACAGGGCCAAACAAGCACCACGAGAGTTGAATTTTAAGAAgcgaaaaagaaataaaaaatgttttaaCTTGGCAGGTACTAACAATTGGGTTGGCTGGGTCCATATAGGAGCTAAGGTTACTTTTAGGACTAGTTTTATTGTAACGCCCAAATAATTCTAcactgaataaaaaaataagtttgaCTGGATTATATGAAATCTCGCACGCTAATAATATTAATTGGATTTATACATTTTGAGCTGGTGGTTTAGatccaatgagttattattgctagttgGTCAGATCTGtacaattagtatcagagccgaataccagccaaAAATGTAAGAGTTGAGTGCTATGCGGCgtaaagtgctacaccaacaaATTTGATGAGAGTCACCTCTTGAATCCGTAGGAGCCACCTTTAGAACGTCAAAGATTAAAACAGAGAGAGTTTGTAACGTttcaatagtcccatatcggatgAAAAAATGACTCTGATTAGATTATGTGAAGTCTTGCACACTATTAATATTAACtcggtttaagtattttggactgGTGGTTTGAAtccaagttattattgctaacggATTGGTCGTTATACTTAATATAC encodes:
- the LOC109716188 gene encoding 1-aminocyclopropane-1-carboxylate synthase 7; protein product: MNKVVGHRVELSEIATSNTHGEDSPYFAGWKAYDEDPYDPVNNPSGVIQMGLAENQVSFDLLEDYLEQHPEASNWGNGISSFRENALFQDYHGLKTFRKAMASFMEQIRGGKAKFDPDRIVLTAGATAANELLTFILADPGDALLIPTPYYPGFDRDLRWRTGVNIVPIRCDSSNGFQVTLKALEAAYAKAEAAEMKVRGVLLTNPSNPLGTAVARAVLEDILDFAARKDIHLISDEIYSGSVFASPEFVSVAEIVEARGYRNCERVHIVYSLSKDLGLPGFRVGTIYSYNNRVVTTARRMSSFTLVSSQTQKTLASMLSDEEFTKYYIRTNRERLKRRYEYIIQGLERAGIECLQGNAGLFCWMNLGPLLEEQTREGELRLWKLILHEVRLNISPGSSCHCSEPGWFRVCFANMSLHTLEVALTRIYDFTQKSKTIKSLIN